Part of the Aquimarina sp. TRL1 genome, TTCTTTGGCGATTAATGCTGCTTTGTTTTCAGACATTTTTTTTGCTTTCTTTCCTGTTATCGCATTGAATAAAAGATACTGCTTCTGATGACCTTGTGTATATGTTACTTCATAGTATAGAGTATCCAATACTTTTTTTAGCCGGACATCTAGTACAGGGGTATGATTTGGTATGTGGTTATATAGCTGCGAATATGGAGCTATAATACCTTTGGGAATTGTAATAGGAGTTTTTTCTTTTTTTAGATTATCTCCTCTTATTTCGTCAATATTTGTCCAACTAAAATACAGCCCTCCTATGGTCCATAAAAAGAATTGTATCCCGAGCAATAGTCCCAGGTAACGATGCCACTTACGCGTATTTCTTACGAGTTTTCTTTTTTTCATTTTTTTGATAATAAATGGATAATCCAAGAATAGAAACAATAGCTACCATTAGGGTAATAACGATCATAATACCGTTTCTGGTATCTTTTCCCAGAAAGTCTAGATAATGATATTTATGCAGAAAAGCAAAGCTAAACCCTTCTCTTCTAGCTGAAGCATCCACTTTTGAAGCAAGTCTATCTGTGGTTGTTTCTACATAATAGGTGTCTTTTTGAACTGTTTTATACGCAATTTTCCATACAGGAAGCCGCTTGTTTATAAAACCGTATTCTCCAGAGAAACGTGCTATTTTTTGAGGAGTGTTCTTTTTTGCGTCTTTCAGTCCAGAGAAATAATCAGCTAAAAAAAATGCGTGTTTTGCATTCCCTTCTTTTTCAATAGATCTGGTGTTTAGGTGTAGGTATGCCACTTTTTTCTTAGCAGAAAAAACCTGAATAAAATTTTGCTGGTCAAAAGAAGTCAAGCGAAAGTTTACAGGAGTATGTGAATTTTTTTCGACAATATCTGTAAGAGAGAATTGCAGTGTTTTCGAGTCATATACTTTAGAGTATCGTTTGGCAGGACCGGAAACCATATCAAATTTTACAAATGCATGATATAATCCACTAAAAGCAAAAAGCATCATAAAAATCGAAATGGTCATTCCCGTAATTCTATGATATTTCCTGAATTTACTCTGCCTGGAAGTAGCAATAGTACGTTTGTATTTTTTCCAGAAGGCAGTATAAAAAATAACCCCGGAAAGAGCAGTAAGTAAACTGAGTAGTGCCAAAACAATAATAAGTGTCAGCTTAACAGCTTTGCTAAACCAGATAAAATCCCAGTTGTGCATCATATTAAATGCATAGAGCATTATTATTCTGGTACGATCATTAATGGTTCCTAATCTGCTGGATGGTGTGTGAACATATACATCTTTGCCATTTTCAAAGCGCACTTTGTAGACCGGTAATAATCGGTTAATTTCCCGATAGGTATTAGTGAAATTATGAAGTAGTGTAATTTCTGAAATCGGTAGTTCTTGTTCTCCAGAAAAATGACGTGCTAATACTTTTGCATATTGTTGATCTCCATGTGTCAGAGGAATATGCGTTTGTGTTTCTATATATGCCAATGTATTATCTGGTTTTTCAACTTGATAATACTGTTTATTCAGCATTGAGACCATCCGTATATTTTTGATTTCCGGCAGTTGGTTTTTTGTAAGAATGGTACTGATCAGGCTACTATCTGTTTCTTTTGTGATAGGAATGGTATGAACTCGTCTATTCGCAATATCAGGCTTAATCCACCCCATTATTGGGTGCAATACTCCACTGATGGTCCATAGAATCATAGGAATTAGAACCCAAAGCCCTAATTTTTTATGCCATTTGTACAGTTTAGCGATCATAGGTGTTGTTTTTATAGAAATTTTCCCGACCCTTTCTATAGAAAGGATCGGGATAAAGTGTTATAGGTTATATCGTAGCCCGAGGTGAAAAGCTCTTGGGTTTCCAATAGAATAGCTATTAGAACCTCTAAACCTGTTATAGGAAGCTCTAACGGCATATAATTCGTCAAATACATTCAGAAAGTGCCCCCATACTTCTATATTTTTATATTGTATGCTGGCTCTGAGATTAAAAATAGAATGCCCGTCATAGGTAGCTGTCGTTCTTTTTTCGTCTCCTTCTGGTGTAAGAATCGGGTTTCCGTCTGCATCCTCAACAATTACCTGGTTCTCAAAACTAGTATTATAAGCCCCTACGAGCTCATGCTCGGCAGCGATGTTGAAAGCAAGCTCTTTTGATATTTTTGTTTGATAAGAAACAATGGAAATCCCCGTGATAGAAGGAGCTGTATTTCTATCAGTGTCGGAATAATCGACTCCTCTGTCATAAAAAGTAACGTACCTATGCTTAGCATAGCTTCCATTATGTGTTAGGGATATTCCCTTTACAGGCATATATGTAAGTCCGTATTCAATTCCATAGGATCTGGTTTTTCCAGCATTACTATTAAAAAACTCATCATTTTCATTTCGTAATGTGATTAGGGTATTTTTCCCCTCTAAAAGATAGATAGCAGCATCAAATTTTAATTTAGACGGAAGTACAAAGTATCCTCCAATCTCATAATTGTCATACCTGCTTGGTTTTAGGTCAAAAACTTCTCCATCTACTCCAACAAAGCTGTTTCTATAGAGAGTAGAGGTTTGTGGAGGAGTAAACCCATTGGAATAATTGGCATATATTCCTGATTTTTTATTAAAATTATAATTGATTCCTAGCTTTGGTGCAATATTATCATAATTGTTTTCAGAATCTTTTGCTCCCGAAATACCGTCGTTTTGATTGTCATAATCATATTTGAAATAATCATATCGCAAAGCAGCAGTAATTTTTAATGCTTCTATTGGAGTTATTTCGTATTGCATATAAGCTGCGTGATTAAAAATATCAGCATGATAATTAAGAATATAATCCTGATGTTTCTTTTCATACCCTGTATTGATTCCTGTTGTAGGATCTACAAAAACACTGATTCTTTCTGCCTCATATTTTTGAGGAGAGTAATCAGTAGATGCGCCAATGATTAAGGAAGAAGCAGCAAAATCAAAATTTATTTTATGTTGAATAAGTCCAACATAACTTGTGAATTTATTAGAATTAACTTCTCCAGATCCGCTACCGGTTAGTTTTCCCTGATTTCTGAATTGACGAATTCTATAGGATGGGATCTGATCCATTCTGTTACTTCTGAAGATGAGGTTCACAGCTGTTTTGTGATTGTCATTCCATTGTTGATCCAGAGTAGAACGAAACCTAAAACTAACTGCATCTCTTTCTGTGAAGGTTTGATCACTTTCATAATTACCATTTGAGTAATCAGATTCACTAAGGGAACCTGCCATATCAGAGCGATAATCAACAGCATCTATTACTGATGTCCATCGGGTATTGGGAGAAAAGTCATATACGGTTTTTAAGGTAAAGGCTAATTTTTCATAATCACTATGTGCAATAGGACCATCTTCTCTTTTGGCATAATGTCCACCAACATAAAAACCTAATTTTTCATTTGCCTGATTAGAAACTTCTACTTCATATCTACTGAATCCCAGGTCATTTTGTTGATAATCAAAACCTCCACTCAGTTTTTCGGTAGGATTCTTAGTAATAAAGTTAAAACTTCCTCCGATAGCTTCACTACCATAGATACTGGATGCAGGTCCTTTTAGTACTTCTATGCGACCAAAAGAAGTATTGTTCATTTCTAATAAGGCATTATGATTGAATACAGAGGTAGGACGAATCGGAAGCCCATCTTCTAAATATAAGAATAATGATTTGGTAGAAATAGGAGAACGTACTGCCATAAAATGTTGTTCATTACTCCCGGCTCTGGAAGTAGACATTAATACTCCGGGAATTTGATTTACCAATTGGTCAATTCCGAAGGCCTTACTGGTTTTTATACTCTTGGCATTAAGAGTAGCAATAGAGCCAGGAACTTCAGATCTTTTTTGAGTTTCCCTACTGGCAGAAGTAACTAGTACTTCTTCTAATATTTGGTTTTCTTCTTCTAAAACTATTTGGGTATAAGAGGCTGTTAAGACTATTTTTTTTGAAGTATATCCAATATAGTTAATCAGAATTTCGGTGTTTTTTGTAACCTCAAGACTAAATTCTCCATTTTGATCACTGGTAGTGCCAACAGAAGGGTCTGAAGATACAGTGATGGTTGCACCGGATAAAGGGTGGTTGGAGGCAGTAGTTACTTTTCCTTTAAATAATTGTTGAGCTTGAGTTATAATGCTTGTTAATAGCAATATAATGAATGTTGCTTTTTTCATGGGATAATGTGTGTGAAAGTACTATAGGGGATATTACCATAGTTAGTTATAGTTTTATGAAACAACGTACTTTGTGTTGTTATATTTTATTGTAAATCAGCTTTATTCGTTTTTGGTTGTAGCAGGATGTATAATAAAAATAACAATCTGTAAGAATTCTGTTCCCTATAGCTAATGGATAAAAATCCACCTAGAAAATACTTTCTCAGTAATTTTTCTTTAATAAATGATTATATAGTCTTTATGCAGGAATTAGATTGTACACTGCTATCAATACAGAGAGCATTTTTTAATATTTATAGTGAAATAGCATAGTTCAATGTCACATTCACAATACAGCTTGCTATCTGTTTTTTTTAGAAAGAAGTATATTGATGCTGATAGCCAATTCCTGGTTTTGTCGAATTTATTTCGAAACTACATTTCTAAACATAGAAAACACTATTACCAAATACTCGTTTTATATAGTAGTAGATAATTAAGGTGTAAAATGTCGGACCTATCCCGAATTACAATTTACTTCCTGTGAATGTGTTGTATATTAGTACTGAGGTAACTCATATATTTATATAGAGACTTTACCTGCTGATGTTTGTAGTAGAAACCTATAAATTCGTTCAAGCTTTATTAGGAGGGTGGTCGATACTGCGAATAATATCGAATGGGTGTAATTCTTTTAAAGACCAATTGTTTTTTTGCAGAGAAGTAAGAGAGGCATAGTGTAATGCATAACTCTTGTTTTTTTCAAAATAGAGTGGTAAAAATGTTTCTGCATTTATAACGATTCCATCATTTTGATCGGAGCTACTTTGTTTTTGTATATTGAGTTGTTTGTTCAAAAAACATTTCCCGTTACAGTTCAGCATTGGTCGTTTTTTGTTGACACAGTATTTCTCTACGATATAATCAATGTTAAGCTGGTAATAGAGAATAGAACTAATCTCCATCGTTGGACGAATGGCAAAGGAAATAAAAAGAAGTATGGAAAAAACAATTCTCACTAGTACCTGCAAAATTAGGCAGCAAAGGTACTAATGAAATTTGTTTTCCCCTACAAAATCTCAAAAAGTTGAGCAATCACTTTTTGAGTATATCAAGTCGTGCACTATAGATTCTACTCAAGCCATTTTCATATTGAAAAATTATATCAGTTAACTGTTTGATATTTTGAGGCTTATTAAGGTGAGGGTTGATCGTGTTCTTTTTACTAGTGAAGTAAATAGTTTTGGTTTTTGTATCATAGAACGGGCAATAATCCATCGTGCTGCTGTTAATTTGAGTCATGTTTTCAGAAGGTGTCCATTGTCCTTCTTTATTTTTATACGATATGTATAGATCTCCACTTCCGATTCCTCCTTTGCGCTTGTATGCTGTATATAATATGAAAGACTCATCAGGAGCTACAAAAGCATTAAATTCCATTCCTTTGGTATTGATAGCTTCGCTTAACGATATAGGAGTGGTATAGCTATTGTTTTTCCACTCACTCATAAAAATATCATCTTGTCCTTTTGTAGGAGTAGCAGTGCTGGTGTAGTATAAATTACCATTAGTGGCAATCGAGGGATAAAATTCATCTTTTTCGGTATTTACAGGAGCTCCCAGATTGATTGGATCGGACCATGGGGCATTTTTATTTTCCCTTCTGATAAACCAAATATCATAGTCTGTAGCTTTTGGGTTTATTTTTCCGGTATTCCTGTTAGAAACAAAATATAATTGTAACCCATCAGGAGAGAACATAGGCTCCATATCATGAAATTGTCCGGAGAAAGGAGCGATAGAAGGAGCTGACCAGGTAGTTCCTTTTTTAGTGATTTTTACAATCGCTGAAATTTCTCCAAAAAAACTTTGCATTGTGAAATATGCTTCATCTTGTGTCGGTGCCATTGTAAAATCACGTAATTGCCCTAATTCAGAAGTGATTTCTGGTAAAACAGGAGTTACTTCTATGGCATTTTTTTCCTGTGAGAAAGAATAGGATAATGATAAGAGATACATAAAAATTAAGTAATACGACTTCATAGGTAGTACGATTTCTTTTTGATTGGTTTATTAAAAAATAGTGAAGGAAAAGGAAATAAGACCAATACCTTTTGATAGTACTTAATAAATTAAATAGTAGGCACTAAATGAGGTTTGATCTTTTGGGATAAGCTAGGAAAACTGCATATTTATCGAGTTGCTTATGTTGATACCTTCTCTTCACATGGTCGAAAACTAACTATTATTCTCAGGAGTTCTTGTTAAAGAGTTATTAAATATTTTCGGGGGGACCATCTCCGATTTATACAATAGGAATATAAATTTCAGTAAGAAGATCTTCTTCTTTTGTATCATTACTGTCATTTAAATAAAATTCTAAGGTAGGTGCATCATGTAATTCAAATTCCTCTTCTAATATGAACTGAGCATAGATTCGATCGTATGTTTCTAGAGATGATTCATGGCTTCCCTTATGAATAAACTTGGCATATTTTTGTTCTTTAATTGTTTTGGTTGTAAATAAACCATCCTTTGTATATTGAGAGGGATCTTTTATACAGATAGCGGCGTGATATCTCCAATGGATAGTTTCTGTAATTGCTTCATCGTCCAGAATTTCTGCCATATAGATAGTATCCTCAGTAAGCATATTCTTTCTAGCTGCATATCGGATCAATTGATCCCATGTTTTTTCAATTCCTTTAAGGTCATCATGTCGCCCCTTATATTCCAAAAAGAGAATTTTCATATCAGGGAGTATTTCTATTTCATAGGGAAGTTCTTTTTTTGGAGTAGTGCTTTCGGGATAAAGGCTTTTATGAATGATGTTTTGTTGTAGCTTAATGGATTCTCTGAAAGATGATGGAGCACATCCGAATTTGTTTTTAAAGGCTTTACTAAAAGCAGCAAGATCACTATATCCTATTTCGAAAGCGATGTCACTGACAGGAGCATTAGAAAATTTTAAATACTCGGCTGCTTTTTCTAATCGCAATCGTTTTATATGCTGTCCAACCGTTTCATGATGTAATGCCATAAAGATACGGTTGATATTTCTGTAAGAATAAAAACAAATGTTTTCTATATCTGTAACTGTGATCTCTTCTTTGTAGTTTGTCTGTATATAATCAATCAGTGCTTTATACCGATCTAATTGTGTTTGGTGGTTCATAGCGTATATGTTAATTCTATACAATACTACGCCAAATTAGGACATGGGATATTGTCCATCTAGGACAATAGTTAACTAGTAAGGTAGTATGTTTATGATTCTTTATTATTTTTTACAGTAAATAAGGGAAGTGAAACCTTGTAGGTAACTACGAGTAATCGAATAGAAATAATAAGTAATACCGTAGCGATATAAATAATATTAGCTTTTACATGAAATGCATTCAGTACTAAAAAGCAAATACCTCCTAAGATAGAAACCATTGCATAGATTTCTTTTCTAAAAATGACTGGGATTTCATTACAAAGAATATCCCGGATAACACCACCGAAACAACCAGTTATTGCGCCAAGTGAAATACAAAAAATAGGATCCAATCCGGTTCTTATTCCTGCTTCGACCCCAATGATAGTAAAAACGCCTAGTCCGATAGAATCAAACAAAAACAAAGATTTTTTTAGATAATACAACTTATTTCTAAAAATAATAGATAAAGTGGTTACACAACCAATAAGATAGATGGTTAATGTGCTTTGCATCCAGGATACAGGTGTCTGTCCTATAAGTACATCTCTAACAGTTCCTCCTCCAATAGCGGTAACAAATGCAATAATAAAAATCCCAAAAAGATCAAACTTTCTATTCATTGCACTCAATGCACCCGAGATTGCACAGGCTGTTACTCCCAATAAATCTAATGCATCAAAAAGAGTCATTTCTTTTTAGGCAAAAATAGGGGATCTGCTATTAATAATAAAAAAAAGAGAAATAGATTTTAGGTTTTCTCCAGAGGTGCTAAACCGCATGTAAAACCTCAGGATATGGGCAAAGAGAAGAAATTAATTTAGCCAGATTCATTGTCCCGATTTATATCAGCATAATTATTCTTAATGATTTTACTGTAAGTTTTCTGATCAAATTGCTACTTTTACCTTACGTAAATTAGAATAACATGTCAGATACTATTGAAAGAATAAAATGTTTGATTATAGGTTCTGGTCCGGCAGGATATACTGCTGCGATTTATGCATCCAGAGCAGATATGAAACCTGTAGTATATACAGGATTAGAGCCGGGAGGTCAATTAACAACGACTACAGAGGTTGACAATTTTCCAGGGTATCCGGAAGGCGTAGATGGTCCTACGATGATGGTGCAGTTACAGCAACAGGCAGAACGCTTTGGTACTGAGGTACGTATAGGAATGGTTACCAATGTAGAATTTAGTAAAGAAGTTGGAGGAATTCATAAAGTGACTGTAGACAACTCTAAAGAGATTGAAGCAGAAACAATTATTATCTCTACAGGAGCTACTGCAAAATACTTAGGATTGCCAAGTGAGCAACGCCTGAGAGGAGGAGGAGTATCTGCATGTGCGGTATGTGATGGATTTTTCTATAAAGGACAAGATGTAGCTATTGTTGGAGCAGGAGATACAGCTGCAGAAGAGGCAACCTATTTGGCAAATATCTGTAATTCGGTAACCATGTTGATCCGTAAGGATTATATGAGAGCTTCCAAAGCAATGCAGCATAGAGTAACTAGTACAGAAAATATTAAGGTATTGTATAACACTGAGGTAGATGAAGTATTAGGAGAGCAGGTCGTAGAGGGATTGCGAATGGTTAATAATCAAACAGGAAAAAAAGAAGATATTAAAATCACCGGATTGTTTATCGCTATCGGGCATAAACCAAATACAGATATCTTTAAAGGACAGGTAGATATGGACGATACTGGATATATCATAACAAAAGGAAAATCTACCAAAACTAATATACCGGGAGTTTTTGCTTCAGGAGATGTACAGGATAAAGAGTACAGACAAGCAGTTACTGCTGCAGGAACAGGATGTATGGCAGCTTTAGATGCAGAACGTTATTTAGCATCTATAGAAACAGGAGAAAAGGTTTCTGCATAGGGACAGACCATAAAAATAAGCACTTCGATGTGCACATTATCCGCTCCATTCTGTAAAAGAATGGAGTTTTTTTAGTAAATGATAGATTTATTCTACAGAGGAATTTTGGAACAATTCGATAGTATATTGTAATAACTCCTGATTTCCTGTAGCACCATGTCCTGGAATCACGATTTCAACTTCATTATATTTAGAAGCGATGCGTTTAACCGTTTCTGACCATTCCTGTACATTTGCATCGTTCAGATTTCCTTTTTTAGCACCTAAGGACTTTATGAGACAACCGCCAAAAAGGATTTTTTCTGAAGGGAAATAGCTAATAATATTATCAGCAGTATGTCCTTCTCCTATGAAACTATTGATTACTTTTTTAGTCCCCACTTTGATCTCCATAGAAGTATCAAAACCATTTTTAGGTAATTCTTTCTTTGCTGATTTAACCAGGTCAATTGTTTTAGTATTGGCATATGATGGTATTTTCCGATCGTGAAATGCCTGTAATCCTCCAAGACAATCTATATGAAAATGAGTAGTGACAACTCCTGTAATAGTTGAAGAGAGGCTGTCCTCTATCCAATTAATTAGTTCTGTAGCAACCTTATTATCTGCTGGTGTGTCAAAAACGATTGCCTCATTAGTATCAGTAACAATCATCCCATTACAGGGGACATTGCCATATTCTTTGGTTTTGAGGTAGGTAATATGCTGATAGGCATGAGGGCTTAGCTGGATGATTTTCATAGAAGAACTCTCATATACATAAGAAGGTGCTTCTTTTTGATGTTTACATGATAGAAAAAATATCAGAATACCGATATAGCTACTAAACAGTTTATTCATACCTGTAGAGAGTTATTTTATTTATAAAATCAGATGGGATTAAAGTGCTAATGTATAAAAACTAGCTCAAAATTAGTGAGAAGAGAAACTTAATTTTCTTTTAAAAACTATTTATTATTCGTCTGTTAGATAGTCTGTTATTTCTGCGTATTGAATTACGTGGCTGTTTCGATAAAAATCATTCAGAATTGCACTATGTCCTGCTCCTATAATAACCAGAATCCGATCTTTTTTCTCGGTAATTCGATCAATATTGTGCTTGATATGAATATTTCGTTTGTACCAATTAGTGACATAGGTAATTGAAGGAGCATTTTCCAGTTCGGAACTGGTTAGAATATGATCGAGGTATAAATTTCTATTAAAGTCTTCTCCTTCTTTGGTATTAATAGTAATGAGTGTTTTTCCTATGGAATGTTCTTTCAGGTAAGCAGTGTGTTTTTTACCATATGTACTGGCATTTTTAATAGTAGTAGAGAAAGAGTCCATTAATCCATGTTTGTTGAGATGAGCGACTAAATCTTCATCTCCTAAATTCATGTGTTTATCAATACCATAGAGTTTTTTATGACCAAGTTTTTTGGCAAGTCTGAACCCGATTTGGTAAAGTTCATTAATAGGCAATTCGAATTCGTTGTTCAGGTATTTGGAAAATTGCAGATTCAGTGTATCTGTATAAGATGGTTCTCGTTCTACCAATATTTTTGTAGGTCTGTACATCGCTAATTGTGCTACGATTTCCTTCATTTCTTTTTGCCGTTTAGGAGAGAACCCATCTTCTAGAACAATAGCAGAGTAATCACTAGTGTTTGCAAAATGAAAGGTTCCCAGAATAGCAATCACAGGTTGTTTATCAGATATCTCCGATATCGGAGACACTGTTTTTTCTTCTGTAATAGTTTGTTTTTCGTTTTTACAGCTAAAAATCAATGTAACCACCCCTATAAGAATACATATTTTCTTCATTGGTTTCTTTTTAGATTGAACAGTTGGATGCAATTTGCCTGTCATTTCGGTTCTTTTATGCGTACTATTTCTTTATACTAAGATATGTTCTTTGTAAGAAAAATGTTACTATGCCAAGTATTGGATTTTTCATTTTTGTTATAAATGCCTAAAAGCCTCTATAAAAATGAGGCTTGTAGAAAGAGATATCTCTTTGACAGAAAAACGTTATTCATTTGCTTCGACTACTTTTTTTAGTAATTCCATCCCTCGTGTATTCATTTTTATCATGTCTTTCTTTACTCCGAATATCCACATAAAGAAGGCATCGACAAATCCAGATTTTAGGGTGAAATTCTGGGTTACTTTGGTAGTGGTTCCTTCCTGTGAAAATGAGTACTCAAAAAGAGGGCTGGATACAAATGGTTTCTGAATTTCACATCCCATTTTAATGTAGTGAAGTGGTTGGATATCTTTGATTTCCTGATATCCTACATCTTTTCCATTATTTCCTATCCAGTGATATTGTGCTCCTACGTTTCCGTCTTCTCCTGTTATCTGTATTTTTTGAGAAGGATCAGCTTCTAAAAAGGGAGACCATTTTTTGAAATTTTTCAAATATACAACCTGATCAAAAACGGTCTGCATATCACCGTGAATCTGTACGGTTCTAGTTATTCGAATATGTTGCAGGCTACGGGCTTGGTATAAAGCGTACCCTAGCACTAAAACTATTAATAGTATAAGTATTGGTATCATTTTTTTCATTTTTATCTATGTATTGAATTGTATGAGGTTATTTGTCCGGAAAGGCTAACTGATTAGGGAATCATAGGAAGGATGGTACGAATTTCTACGGTACCTCCGATTTTCAGGATAGGACAGCTCTTGGCCATTTCAGTAACTTCTTCTATAGAATTAGCCTTAACAGTCATGGTTCCGCTGAGCGTCTGTTTTTGATGTATCAGGATTTCATTGCTCAATTGTTGATCGGGCATTAGTTGCCTTCCTTCAAAACCCAATTGATACGTATGAACCAGTTTTTCTTTGATCGCAATAGTGCCTATGAATGTGCCCCATTGCTCTTTTATATCAGCTTGTTCCTGTAGAGTAGGTTGATACTCAAAGTCAGGAATATACCTGAATAGCATCATAAAATAATGTTCTTTTTTCATCTGAATTAATATTAATGATTATTGATACATCAAAATTAAAAAGCAGAAAAAAGAAAAATCTTTGCTTATGACAAGAAATGACAATTATTGAAATTTTTTATGATACATTTTTAGATAAATGGAGAGGTGGATAAAAATAATTGTAGCAGGAGCAAAAGAAGGAATAAAACAATAGGGAAATTGTGTTAAAATATCAACTCCAAGATTTCCTGTATCAATGCTGATTTTGGTTAGTATAACAGCAGTGGCAGAGGTGATGAGAATATCTATCAGACCAAAACTATTCCAAAGAAAGGTTATTTTCTTGGCATATTTTTTTTGAGAGCGAATGGCTTTTGCTACATAAATACTACTGATAGCAGTAAGAATATCTCCTGTTCCTGCAATAATAGCAAATACTGGAGGGAGTTGTTGTTGCCATAATAAAATAAGAAAGAATACACCAATCAACCTGAAAATATGTACTGCTACTAATTGAGATAACGTACTCTCTTTTAATATCGTTTTATAAAATGTAGAGTTGTAAACAATGAAGAGATAAAATAGGAGCAAAGGAACGGTTGTGACTAGTATGATACGGGGAGGTAATGCTTGTACATTAAATACGCCCATGAAACAGGCTATTGTAACACATGATAAATAGCTAAGGTAAAAAAGAATGACAAAAGAAGATCTTTTCTTATAGGATGTTGTTTTTACCAATTTGGCAATTAACAGAATTGGAACAAGAATAGCCAGTAGAAATAAAACGGAAATAAAAATAGGAACTTGTGATGCAAACATAAAAAATGAATTTACAGAGTGATTTCTTTTCGTATTCGGCTTAAGGACGTGTCAGTGATTCCTAAATAGGTAGCAATATGTTTTAGAGGCACATTTTGAACCAGAGCCGGTTTTTCTTTTAGCAAATTCAAATACCGTTCTTTGGCATGATCTCCGATTATAGAAACAGAATGGTTTTTTAGTTCGAAATAATTATTAACCAGCCGTGTTCTTCCTACTTCTCTAAAAGCTTCTATGTGAAATAGTTTCATGAAGTCAGAAAAATTAATTTTCCAACATTTTCCTTTGGTTAGTGCTTGTATGGATTCTTTGCATGCTGTTTTTAGAAAATAAGAATGCCAGTCGATGACAATATCATTGCAGATAAAAAATTTAGTGGTAATATCATTGCCCTGCAAATCGAGTGTGTATGATCTCAAAAATCCACTTTCTAAGAAGTAATAATAATTCGCTGTCTTTCCTTTTTCTATCAGGTATTCATTTTTAGAAAAAACAACTTCCTGAAATTGATCTATAACCAATTGAAGTTCTTCTTTACTAAAGTTTTCTGGCTTGAAAATAGTATATAGAAAGTGGGAGCTAGTCATAGATTATTAGGAATAAAAAGAGCTTAAAAACAGCTGTACAGGTTTACGATCATATGATATGTCTATAACAAATATACGAGAACTTTTAATGGGGCGATAAGGGGAACAGCCGCCTTTTTTATCATTAATAAGAAAGACGACGTATGATAATAATCTAATTTTTTAAAATCATAGCGATCACTATCACTGTTGTTTGATTGTTATCTCCTG contains:
- a CDS encoding PD40 domain-containing protein, coding for MKSYYLIFMYLLSLSYSFSQEKNAIEVTPVLPEITSELGQLRDFTMAPTQDEAYFTMQSFFGEISAIVKITKKGTTWSAPSIAPFSGQFHDMEPMFSPDGLQLYFVSNRNTGKINPKATDYDIWFIRRENKNAPWSDPINLGAPVNTEKDEFYPSIATNGNLYYTSTATPTKGQDDIFMSEWKNNSYTTPISLSEAINTKGMEFNAFVAPDESFILYTAYKRKGGIGSGDLYISYKNKEGQWTPSENMTQINSSTMDYCPFYDTKTKTIYFTSKKNTINPHLNKPQNIKQLTDIIFQYENGLSRIYSARLDILKK
- a CDS encoding PepSY domain-containing protein — encoded protein: MKKRKLVRNTRKWHRYLGLLLGIQFFLWTIGGLYFSWTNIDEIRGDNLKKEKTPITIPKGIIAPYSQLYNHIPNHTPVLDVRLKKVLDTLYYEVTYTQGHQKQYLLFNAITGKKAKKMSENKAALIAKEKLSIASEITNIERITTTNKHHEYRGRPLPAYAIRFDKPANTTIYVSEPRFQVETFRNNQWRIFDFLWMLHTMDYQERDNMNNWVLRIFSIFGLFTIMSGFLLYILTSKTLNKKK
- a CDS encoding TonB-dependent receptor, translating into MKKATFIILLLTSIITQAQQLFKGKVTTASNHPLSGATITVSSDPSVGTTSDQNGEFSLEVTKNTEILINYIGYTSKKIVLTASYTQIVLEEENQILEEVLVTSASRETQKRSEVPGSIATLNAKSIKTSKAFGIDQLVNQIPGVLMSTSRAGSNEQHFMAVRSPISTKSLFLYLEDGLPIRPTSVFNHNALLEMNNTSFGRIEVLKGPASSIYGSEAIGGSFNFITKNPTEKLSGGFDYQQNDLGFSRYEVEVSNQANEKLGFYVGGHYAKREDGPIAHSDYEKLAFTLKTVYDFSPNTRWTSVIDAVDYRSDMAGSLSESDYSNGNYESDQTFTERDAVSFRFRSTLDQQWNDNHKTAVNLIFRSNRMDQIPSYRIRQFRNQGKLTGSGSGEVNSNKFTSYVGLIQHKINFDFAASSLIIGASTDYSPQKYEAERISVFVDPTTGINTGYEKKHQDYILNYHADIFNHAAYMQYEITPIEALKITAALRYDYFKYDYDNQNDGISGAKDSENNYDNIAPKLGINYNFNKKSGIYANYSNGFTPPQTSTLYRNSFVGVDGEVFDLKPSRYDNYEIGGYFVLPSKLKFDAAIYLLEGKNTLITLRNENDEFFNSNAGKTRSYGIEYGLTYMPVKGISLTHNGSYAKHRYVTFYDRGVDYSDTDRNTAPSITGISIVSYQTKISKELAFNIAAEHELVGAYNTSFENQVIVEDADGNPILTPEGDEKRTTATYDGHSIFNLRASIQYKNIEVWGHFLNVFDELYAVRASYNRFRGSNSYSIGNPRAFHLGLRYNL
- a CDS encoding PepSY domain-containing protein, producing the protein MIAKLYKWHKKLGLWVLIPMILWTISGVLHPIMGWIKPDIANRRVHTIPITKETDSSLISTILTKNQLPEIKNIRMVSMLNKQYYQVEKPDNTLAYIETQTHIPLTHGDQQYAKVLARHFSGEQELPISEITLLHNFTNTYREINRLLPVYKVRFENGKDVYVHTPSSRLGTINDRTRIIMLYAFNMMHNWDFIWFSKAVKLTLIIVLALLSLLTALSGVIFYTAFWKKYKRTIATSRQSKFRKYHRITGMTISIFMMLFAFSGLYHAFVKFDMVSGPAKRYSKVYDSKTLQFSLTDIVEKNSHTPVNFRLTSFDQQNFIQVFSAKKKVAYLHLNTRSIEKEGNAKHAFFLADYFSGLKDAKKNTPQKIARFSGEYGFINKRLPVWKIAYKTVQKDTYYVETTTDRLASKVDASARREGFSFAFLHKYHYLDFLGKDTRNGIMIVITLMVAIVSILGLSIYYQKNEKKKTRKKYA